The Montipora capricornis isolate CH-2021 unplaced genomic scaffold, ASM3666992v2 scaffold_447, whole genome shotgun sequence genome has a window encoding:
- the LOC138035998 gene encoding uncharacterized protein, with translation MEGEESNASAQTCKMYVRPEWPYEDWKCIEKELERKDIESCPPELDDKPSDKNKLIQNEGGDRTEDGICNITSRSSALNIQSMVELTSENDELLQVQATQFDEVKVFEPDHWADDLSVPLDEEVPLCQLLRFMEPELYGPDGIESQQIYEEMNIMMRKISEKLESCYIVFERCYVIPVGSMAENTKIGKADEFDYAVVLPYFEHFDKLFPIIFEKDESLLYDDPAYIALANDIAPEGNTKEVQENFQSVMKVVWSLYVADFIPEGWELSELNCRGQEQSIARTFHLTRLSDGFIADIDICFWLPIHKTTLEEKGAFFEQKDYLLENCLDREMMLYAILPKDRNICDALNKVRFAFSLKEREELNKYGPQNGRIKCFKLAKCVAQCFVPTLQKEGNCSRCRDRLVSSFALKNVVFFMARNYPNDEMWTDDQLGNRVSELFTILNFCMKVNCSEVSGFFVPYIIQCQEPRKKYNAAKGLLVDKNDFDEPWGKMENKCYIPKMNRFQSLFTEDLISKKILQNYFGFLHESDWCVPEIFDRLNEMLTALREKDDLEREQYAENPGCLCFSTEVTST, from the coding sequence ATGGAAGGCGAAGAGTCCAATGCATCCGCACAGACTTGCAAGATGTATGTCCGGCCCGAGTGGCCGTATGAAGATTGGAAATGCATCGAGAAAGAGCTTGAAAGAAAAGACATCGAATCATGTCCTCCTGaacttgatgataagccaagtgataaaaataaactgatCCAAAACGAGGGTGGAGACAGAACAGAAGATGGAATCTGTAACATAACGTCACGTTCCAGTGCTCTCAATATCCAGTCGATGGTGGAATTAACGAGTGAAAATGACGAACTCCTTCAAGTCCAAGCCACTCAGTTTGATGAGGTGAAGGTCTTTGAGCCGGACCACTGGGCCGATGATCTCTCGGTTCCTCTTGATGAAGAAGTGCCGTTGTGCCAACTCCTTCGGTTCATGGAGCCAGAATTATATGGCCCTGATGGAATCGAGAGCCAACAAATCTACGAGGAGATGAATATTATGATGAGAAAAATATCCGAAAAGTTAGAATCATGCTATATTGTGTTTGAACGATGTTACGTTATTCCTGTCGGCAGTATGGCCGAGAACACAAAAATTGGAAAAGCAGATGAGTTCGACTACGCTGTTGTTCTTCCTTACTTCGAACATTTCGACAAACTCTTTCCTATCATTTTCGAGAAAGATGAATCACTGTTGTATGATGATCCCGCTTATATCGCCCTTGCGAATGACATCGCACCAGAAGGTAATACCAAGGAAGTACAAGAAAATTTCCAGTCAGTAATGAAGGTCGTTTGGTCTCTGTATGTGGCGGACTTCATCCCAGAGGGTTGGGAGCTCTCGGAATTGAACTGCCGTGGACAGGAACAAAGCATAGCTCGAACATTTCATCTCACTCGTCTTTCGGATGGATTTATTGCAGATATTGATATCTGTTTTTGGCTACCCATTCACAAGACAACACTTGAAGAGAAAGGTGCGTTCTTCGAACAAAAGGACTACCTCTTGGAGAATTGCCTCGATAGGGAGATGATGTTATATGCCATACTACCAAAGGACCGCAATATATGTGATGCTTTGAACAAAGTGCGCTTTGCATTTTCTCTAAAGGAGCGCGAAGAATTGAACAAGTATGGACCACAGAATGGTCGCATCAAGTGCTTCAAGTTGGCTAAATGTGTTGCTCAATGCTTTGTGCCCACCCTTCAGAAAGAGGGGAACTGCTCCCGATGCAGGGATCGCCTTGTATCGTCGTTTGCCCTTAAAAACGTCGTTTTCTTCATGGCACGTAATTACCCAAACGACGAGATGTGGACTGACGATCAGCTGGGAAACCGAGTTTCCGAGTTGTTTACCATTCTTAATTTTTGCATGAAAGTCAACTGTAGTGAGGTCTCGGGGTTTTTTGTACCGTATATTATTCAATGTCAAGAACCGCGGAAGAAGTACAATGCAGCTAAAGGCCTGCTTGTAGACAAGAATGATTTTGATGAGCCCTGGGGCAAAATGGAGAACAAGTGCTACATTCCCAAAATGAACAGGTTTCAGTCACTGTTCACCGAAGACctaatttcaaagaaaattctgCAAAACTACTTTGGGTTTCTTCATGAAAGCGACTGGTGTGTGCCCGAGATATTTGACCGCTTGAATGAGATGTTAACAGCTTTGAGGGAAAAAGACGACCTGGAACGGGAACAATATGCAGAGAACCCTGGTTGCCTTTGTTTTTCAACGGAGGTAACTTCCACTTAG